Proteins from a single region of Primulina tabacum isolate GXHZ01 chromosome 5, ASM2559414v2, whole genome shotgun sequence:
- the LOC142545582 gene encoding equilibrative nucleotide transporter 8: protein MEGGKINSIQDSDCTPPKDPYKIAYILHFFLGAGNLLPWNALITAVDYFGYLYPNRHIERVFSVVYMSSSLLVLIILLSWDFFRRSLSLRLRMNLGFSMFVLSLMATPIMSWSWRKNGRMLSSDAAFDTVVASVFVCGIADGLVGGSLVGSAGKLPKKYMQAIFAGTASSGVMISTLRIITKASLPQTPQGLKISAQFYFIVSSVILLICIFCCNLLCKLQVMQHHYSNLKDGFLPLGLSPPKFLRILTKIRWPAFGIFMIYAVTLSIFPGFLAENLESKILRDWYPVMLIATYNLADFVGKSLTGIYVMNGVRKATWGCVLRIMFYPLFIGCFRGPKWLRTEAPVVVLTAMLGMSNGYLTSVIMILTPMSVPPQESEVAAIVMAVMLGLGLAAGSVMGWFWII, encoded by the exons ATGGAGGGTGGCAAGATTAATTCCATTCAAGACTCGGACTGTACTCCACCAAAAGACCCATACAAAATCGCATATATTCTCCATTTCTTCCTCGGAGCAGGCAACTTGCTTCCATGGAATGCGCTAATCACAGCCGTGGATTACTTCGGGTATCTTTATCCAAACAGACACATCGAAAGGGTTTTCTCCGTCGTGTACATGAGCTCTTCTTTGCTGGTTTTGATCATACTTTTGAGCTGGGATTTCTTCAGGAGGAGTTTGAGCTTGAGGTTGAGGATGAACTTGGGCTTCTCTATGTTTGTCCTGTCGTTAATGGCTACTCCGATAATGAGTTGGAGCTGGCGGAAAAACGGAAGAATGTTGAGTTCTGATGCGGCGTTCGACACGGTTGTTGCGTCGGTTTTTGTCTGCGGCATTGCTGACGGGTTGGTGGGAGGAAGCTTGGTGGGGAGTGCGGGTAAGTTGCCGAAGAAATACATGCAGGCCATTTTTGCCGGGACGGCTTCTTCGG GGGTTATGATATCTACGCTGCGGATCATAACAAAAGCATCGCTTCCTCAAACCCCGCAAGGCCTCAAAATCAGTGCACAATTTTACTTCATTGTCAGCTCGGTTATCCTGCTAATATGCATCTTCTGCTGCAATCTTCTCTGCAAATTACAGGTAATGCAGCACCATTACAGCAATCTCAAAGATGGGTTTCTGCCACTCGGTCTCTCACCGCCCAAATTCCTTCGAATTCTCACCAAAATCCGCTGGCCAGCTTTTGGGATCTTCATGATCTACGCAGTCACTCTCTCCATCTTCCCAGGGTTCTTGGCGGAGAATCTGGAGTCGAAGATCCTCAGAGACTGGTACCCAGTGATGCTGATTGCGACCTACAACTTGGCGGATTTTGTGGGGAAATCGCTGACAGGGATCTATGTCATGAACGGTGTCAGGAAAGCTACCTGGGGTTGCGTGCTGAGGATTATGTTTTATCCTCTGTTTATTGGTTGTTTCCGGGGCCCGAAGTGGCTGAGGACGGAGGCGCCCGTGGTGGTTCTGACTGCGATGCTGGGGATGAGTAACGGGTATTTGACGAGTGTGATTATGATTCTCACTCCGATGTCGGTGCCGCCGCAGGAGTCTGAGGTCGCCGCCATTGTTATGGCGGTGATGCTGGGATTGGGTCTGGCTGCTGGGTCGGTGATGGGGTGGTTTTGGATCATATga